CCCTCCTACCATCATGACTTTGCCTACACCAATGGAatgctctccccttcccttcaaCTGCTGGGGATTCCTTTAGGAAGCCTTCCTCAGCCACTTGAGCCTGCGCTGATGCTGCTAATCTGAGGCGACCACCTAGTATGGGCTAGAAAATCCTGAGAGCTCTGTCAGCACCAATCTCCCATCTGCCAAACTGCCCCATCCTGCTGCCATGCCTAGAATGCCTTCATCCCTGGTCACGGCCTAGTCCCAGCTGCCCTCACTCCCTAGAAGAAGACAGGCTCATCACCCTGAATAAACCTCCCAAGGATaggaattggtttccatacctgtttattctctctcagaaagaagcaaaagaaagccCCAGGGTTACTACATCAATTTTTCCTCAAACTGAATAAACCACTTATCTTCATTCTCGCCTCCTGACCTCTGACCAGAAGTCACACCTGCCAGGCAGACTGCTgatctccccaccacccccaccacctgggACAGGCcctaccaccaccccccccccccgccccgtggaATGCTTCTCTAACTCTCCCAGCTAGGTAAAAAGCTCACTCACTGAGATCCAAGGAATTCTTGTCAAACTCCTGCTGTGAGACAGGTTGCAGGTAGTACTCACTAACAGTCACCATGCGGCTCCCCACGGCCAGGCGAACCATGGCCCGAACGTTGTCAGGATCGAGGCCTTCTACCTGAATGGTTGGGGGGAGGAAGTTAGGAATGTGGACTAAACCCACATTCCTAGGCCCCAGCTGTCCACTCTTATTTCCAATAGGCTTGACCCCTGTGTCTCCCCCACCAGACTGACCCAAGGCCTGGGACGGGCCCTGGTCCATATGTCTCCCCTGACAGACTCTGTGGCTTggatatattttaagaatttaatcCTCAGGAACATGTGGCATATGGCATTCTCTCTTTTagttggaaactgaggctcagaaaggcccAGCAAGTGGTTCTGAGTTACCGAATAAGGCAGCAAGCCAGGCACGCCTGAAAGACAAGGACTTCCAGCCCTTTCCACCCCAAACCCAAGTcttcctccctctggccctcacATCAATCTTCTCTGCTGCGTGTCTCAGGCTCCCGGCACAGTTTTGTTCCTTACCTTCCCATAGAGGCCTCGGTGCGGGCCAGAAAGAACCACCACAGCTCCCCCAGGCACCAGTCCTTGAGGCTGGTCTTCCTTATCCTTCTCTTGCTCCTCATCTGGCTTTGGCAGGCGGTGGGGGCCAGTGGGGGCCAGGGCCTGGACCTCAGTCAGGTTGGCACCCAGCCCTAACCCCTTTGGTCTCAGTGAGTTGACACGGGGCTTTACCACTCTGCAGGGAGCACAGTATGTGAGCTTGTTGGCCAGGAGAGGGGGAAGATGTAAGTTTTCAGTGCCTCCCCCACGCACTACTATTCAAATTCCACCCTGTCAACATGTTCAAGAATAGCCTTCCCCATCTCACACTAGGACTGCTTTTGATCTACAGAAATAACAATTTCATTTGGTCCAACCTAATAACACATTGGATAGACCATCTATTACATAGTATCTACAGCAGGACCTGAGGCAGATCCCTGTAATCAAACACCCTGATATTTCTACAGGGGAAATCATACAAATGGTCACGCCAAGCAGGAGAAATAGACTATAAaatgctctgtgtctcaggtcATGTTTGGCTACTAAATggtttatgaaaaaaatgtttggttttcAGAATTCTTTGGAGTTGAGAACTGAGAAGAAGTGACCATAAGTCTGTGTGATAATAGCAAATGTCTAGTCTATGTTTATTTGGGGCCAGGGCCTGCTGTAAGTGCTTTATGTGTATAATTTCACATAACTCTACAACAGACCTGGGAAGTCAATAttgtcattatccccattttcagatGACAAAGCTAATGTTCAGAAAAGTAACCTTTACATAAATGGGATCTCGTTACAGAGTTTCAAAGGGTAAATAGGAGATTGAAACAGTAGTGGAAAGGCTTACTAAATTAATTAGGGTGGTAACATGCCCTCTCACTGCCTGGATGGTTTTGGATGGGTAGTAACCATGGGGGTCTTGTTCGCTGCCCCCATCTGTTGCCCCTTGCCCCTACCCTAGAACTCACTGATTGAAGGTGCGGCCAATGCCCTCGCCAGGTTTCCAGCCCATGCCTCGTAACATGGCCAGCCCATAGGCCTCTACAGGGACTGCCTCGTAATCAGCTTCTTCCGGCACCTACAGGTTCAGGCAGAGGAAGGATGGTTAGGCTTGGCTCACAGTGGGTCCTCCGAAGTGCGCTTACTAACACCCACAGGGTGACCCTCAATACTTCTTTTCCAATAAGCTCAAGGTTAGTTTTGATTTCCTCTTGCTGTCTCTCACTTTACTCCTCCATGTTGtccttcaacaaataattataaagcacCTGTTCTGTGCCAGGTACTAATCTAGGTGATGAGGAtaaagcagtaaacaaaacaaaaacccttgcTCTGTGAGGCTTACATTCTAGTTGTAgagacacacaataaataaaatacataaaacatggtaTGTCAGGTAGTGATaagttatataaagaaaaataaagcagcttAAGGGGATGCAAAGGGATGGAGAAGAGAGGGTTACTGAGTTGATATCTGAGCAGAGACCAGAAAGAGATGACAGAGGGAGCCAGGAGGATATAGAAGGGAGAGCAGTCCAAGCAGAGAGAACAAtaagagcaaaggccctgaggcaggacaaGATCTGGTGTGGGAAGAGCATCATGAAAGTCAACCTGACTGAAACAGTGCtgtggaggcagagagggtggTGAGACATTAATCAGGAGATCTGGGCTGGAGCTACAGGAGGCTGGCCACCACACAAGGGGAGCCAGTGAGGAAGTTAAAGCAATGGTCCAGATGAAAGATACTTGTGGCTCAGACCAGAGTGGTGatggtgagaagtggtcagattctggatgtaTTCTGCAAAGGGACATGATAGGATTTTGCTGAAAGGCTGTACCTGGGGTATGGAATAAAGAGGGGAGTCAACACTGACTAAGGTTTTTTGGCTGAGAGGAAGAATAGATGTACCTGGGTTCAACTGAGATGTggaaggctgggggaggagaggaaatgagagaaatgaggCCAAAGAGGGAACAGGGTGGAAAGTGAAATGAAGGtcctatttttaaagatgaaagacaTCAGAAGACATCTGAAGGCCAATGAGAACAGTTCAGTCAAAAGAGAGGGTGGTCTGGGGCTGTAAGAGAAATAGGCCCCAAAGAAGCATCGCTAAAAAATTGCGAATAAAGAGGTGAAAAGTAGAATCCATGTGTATGAAAGACAGACTTTGTTGCTTCTGTAGACATACCCTTCACTTCTCCTTATCGATCACCTCCCATCCTCACTCCAATTCTTTATACTCACTTTAGACACACTGCAAGTTGCTTCACCGATGGGCACACACAACACCGACTCCCTGCCACCATGCTGTTGCTTGGGTTGTTCCTGCCATTGGTACTCAcgctgctcctccctctctcactaaaCCCTACTTGTCCTTCCAGGCCTCACTCCTACCACTCTGGTCTGAGGCTCCATCATTTGTAGCCTGCACTACTAGTGTCCTTGCTTCCGCCTTTACTTACTAGTCTGTTCTGCTCATAGTAGCCAGAGAGATCTTGTGAAATCTTAAGTCTTCACCCTCTCTGCTCAGAGCCCTCTCATGGCCCTCATATCATTCACAATAAAAGCCAGAGTCCTCACCATGGCCCACAAGGCCCTGCCTAGTTTAGCCCCAGCCACTTCCTACTTTCCAATTTTGTCACTTTCTACCTCTGCTTAGTACAGTGTGATAGATTACACTCTGTCATAGACAGTTCTACTTGGCATTTAATATTATTAGTGTTCCTATGTGTCTTGAAACTTGTGTTTCTGGTCTTGGGATGCCTGAAATTGTCTACTACTCCTCCCATTCACTCATTCCCCTCCAGCTACACTGGTCTCCTTGGTGTTCCTCAAACACTCTAGGCAGAGTCTACCCTCAGGATCTTTACATTTCCTGTTCCATTTGCTCATCTTGTTCATATAATTCCAGAATGCAAGTGCTTTTCCACACCTCAGTATCTGGATTCCTTTGTTAATGCTTCCAAAAAACGACAGAAGGAGGAAGAGCTAGGCAGCAGGCCTCTAGTACACACACTGACTTTCCCTGCTGGGTGCAGAGAGGCAAGCCTGGCAGACAGGGCAAAGaaaggctggggctggaggagttAGGGGCCAGCTCACTGTCTCAGCTCGGGGTTCGCTGTCTGCCCCTTCTCCGTTAGGGATGCATCCTTTCTGGATCATGGGGATAGCAAGCATGGGGTCGATACccgaattttctctctcctccagggaCTTCTTGGAGTCTAAGGAAGAATGGGAGGAAGCAATGAGGTCCCACCCTCTCCTTCCattttcctccccctcttccttcactAGGGCAAGGCAAAGAGGGGATCACTTACCCTCAATGATCTCCTTTACAGCCTGAGACAGCACCCCTTCCACCAAGGCCTCAGTGTTTGTGGATGGCCCAGGAGCCTGGGTCGGTGGCTGCCTGCGATGGCCATTCTGGATCAAAGGGATGACGAGTTCCTTGGGGGTTTCTGAGGGCTTCACACTGATGTGGACACAGAGATGTGAAGTTGGGAGAGTAGCATGGTCAGTGGGTTCTGAGCCACACTCCTCCCTTCAGAGAAAACACAAGAGCCACACTCACCCCCAGCTGGAGGGACCACACCCTCGCTCTCATGTCATGTatctgatggtgttttctttagattctctcccccacccccaactcttaAATATCAGTGCCTTTGAGGAATCAGCCTTCAGTCCTGGAACCTCTGCTCAGCCCAAGACCCACTTCCGTGGCTTTCACAATGACTCACAAGTCACCATCTTCAGCCCAGACTCTCCCCAGGTCCAGGCTCCACACCAACCCCTGGATGGCTTATTCTCTTCTGGAAGTCTCTCCCTCCAACTCTCCTTTCCACATTAAGCTAATGATGGCCTCCCCAAAACTCCATCTGCCACTCCACCCCATTCCCTATACTGGAGAAGCTCCACCGCTTCAGCTGAGAAACTAGGGGTCCTGTCATTCTccactcctttccttctctcaaaacGCACACATCTCAAGGCTCCCAAGTGCTAAAGACACACCCTCTCAGGAATACATCCTCTTTTCTCAAACGCCCTGGCTGTCAGGTCCaatttccccacctcccctgttACACACTCCCGCCTTCTCGCCTCCACGAATTTCCTCAGGCTGTGCTCCAAAGGTTTGGTGGCCGCTGCCACCAAAACAATCAACTCAGATTCCACCCTCCCGCTTGAACCCACCGAACCTAATTCCAAGGGATGAAAGACACGGCGCTTCACCTCTgcagctccctcccttccacGGTCTTTAAGAAATCCTTCTCCTCCGGAGCCGCACTCGCGTCGTCTCCCGGATCCGCCAGCCGTCTCCTGGCGGACGTGCGACTGAAGCTGAATGAAATTGGGGCAGCAGAGGCTCCCGCGGGTCGCAAAGTACCGTCTTCAGCGTCCGCCATCTTGCCCCTCTTCCCAGGCGAGTGTGCTGCTTTCTGGGAAGTTTAGTTTGGGCTCAGTTTGACCGGGGCCAGACGACGGGCTTTAGAACTACCTTTCCCAGAAAACACTGCGGCCTCGACTGGCGTACGTGGAACAGGGGCCTTAAGAAGTAATTGTTGCTGTTCTTCATAGGGGCGCGTCGCGCCAATCATACAGGAATATGTGGTTCTTGGGggtattcattctttcattcaggtAGTCAACAAGTAGTTATTAATCGCCGTGCCCTACTGGTATGGGAAGTGTAgataaaaatacatcatttaagaaaaaaatctgtgtcagTTGTGTACAATAACAAATAGACATGTAAATGGTGCCTACTGATGCCAGATTTAATACACCACAAGCTCTGgattcaaatattaataaaatagacCTCCTCCTTTCTAGAGGATCATAGTCCAGTAGGGAACAATGACCTAAACAgatattaaaagtatatatacatgtgtgcctggatggctcagatggttaagcatcccactctggatcccagctcaggtcttgatctcaggatccggagttccagccccacgttgggttccgCGCTGGGTgtgaagactacttaaaaaaatacacatacatacagttgacccttgaataatgcaggggttaggggatccaatcccctgcccccacagttgaaaatttacaaataacttatgattcctcaaaaacttaactactaataccctactgttgactggaaacctTAATGATAACTTAAGCAGTAGAgttacacatattttgtatattacatgtattatatactgtatttttttatactgtattcttaagagtaagctaaagaaaaaaatgaaaatgttattcagaaaatcataaggaggagtgccggggtggctcagatggttaagcatctgactcgatctcagttcaggtcatgatctcaggcttgtgggttcaagccctgcatggggctctgtgctatccgtgcagagcctacttgggattcactctctccctccctctctctctctctgccctccccccactctcactcgctctatctcaaaataaataaacaaaaaaattataaggaagaaaaaatatatttataatactatactgtatttattgagaaaaatccTGGTATAAATGGACacgtgcagttcaaacccatgttgttcaagggtcaactgtagttctTACTGTTACCCAAAACTGGGTTCACCTTTTGGTAGAAATGGAGCCAAAAGACTCATCCAAgcaaagaataggaaaaggaagaGTTTTACTTGCAACAAATAAAGGAGAACACTGGGGATATCTCCCAAAGCAGTGTCTCCTTCAACAATAAAAATGGGTAAGTTTCAAGCTAAAAGTGCATATATATTCATGGAAGGGCTTGCAAAATTGGGAATTCAGCATGGAATTGGAGCAAAGGTCATCTTAAGGCAACTGAGACCAGGTCTCAAGTTAATTGAAGTCAGGAGAGCTGGTCAGCATCATCAATTCTCTGGCTCCAGTTGGTCCGGTATTTGAGTGCTCAAAGGGATTTAAATCCTGCAAAGAAGACTCAAGAATATGTGTCAGGTCAACCTTTACTTTTGAATCAGAAATGGAAGTTTTACCACTGATTTATTGTTGCCGATATGATTAGGCTATCTTCTGGCCTGATAGTGTCTCTTTGTTCTCacattcttttgtttccttcaaatcATTATCTACTGAAATCTATTCTTCTCTGCAATTTCAACACATCTCAGGAAGTTCTACAAGAAATGTGCAAGTAGTGCTTGTCAGGCAAAAATTGCAAGATGAGCAAGAgtctaaaatgagttttctttctttttttaagtttattttttatgagataaagagagagaaccagcgaggggggggggggtcagaggatccaaaagtgggctttctgctgacagcagtCAGCccaatggggctcgaactcaggaaccgtaagaccatgacctgagcagaaaccagatgtttaactgactgagccatgcaggcacctcTAAAGTGACTTTTCTTATGTCAAGAAATTTAtgcctcatctttctttttccaggGATCACAAATTATTTCTGCTTATACTACCAACATTAAATATGTTGTGAGAGCCACGTTCTAAGGCTTTGAAAAATTAATGGGACAGATTCCTTTTGTGTAGGACcttaaagagagagaagagaaattgaaAGGGCCCCATGAAGGGCTGTTTTTTGAAGGACTGCTTTTTTGCTCATTTCCCTGCTTCTCTTCTTGCTAGGACCAGCACACCTGCCTTACACATTCCTTATAATACAAATAATGTATGTCCTCCTTGTAAGAATGAAGGAGTTAATGGTTTCTTTGGAACCTTCCAGCACAATAGAAAACTTCTAAGGAATGAGTGAGTGAGGCCATCATGTGTGTATTCCAGACCACCGGTGCTAGAAATCTCAATTTTAAGACCCCCTAGCACCAAGGAATAAGTGACTTATGGAGGACACGTGGACCATTCTCCCTGTTCTGTCCAGTTCCTCGATGCCTGAGAGGACACTTACATCAGACCACAATCCTCAGTAAAAACCCCAGACACCAAGCAAAGACAAGACTCTCTCCTTTCctgagtctcccagacactctgCCTGTATCTGTACTCTCTCTGTATCTTTAATAAATTCTGCTCTTACTTCTTCTTGGCTCACATTTGATTTTTATGCTGCgtgaagccaaggaccctcttggctggtcctgtgggaccCCCTCTGGGTCCTCGGACCCAGCCTGCCTTCATCATAAGAGTTTATAAAGTAGAAGAGTGATACTGAAATAGCCACCAGAAATAATACCACAGATGTGCTAAAAATTCATCCCAAGGAAATCATTAAAGATGTgcgaaaagatttttttaagtttatttaagaaatctctacatccatggggcacctgggtgcctcagttggttaagtgtcagacttcagctcaggtcatgatcttaaagtctgtgggttcgagccttgtgtcaggctctgtgctgacagcgcagagcctggagtctgcttcagattctgggtctccctctctctctctctctctctctctctctctctctgcccctcccccactcacactctgtttctctctctctctcaaaaataaacattaaaaaaaatctctacatccaacgtggagctcaaacttatgagcctgacatcaagagtcacctgctcttctgactgagccagccaggagcccaatgaaaagatttttatgtCAGATTCATCATGGTATTATTTATTGTAGCAAAAGATTGAAGACCACTTAAAGGACAACAGAAGGAGACTGGGTAAATGAATTATAGCACATTTCTTGCATGGAACACATAtactaaaacatttaaatgtgaagctataaatatacttaaatgaAAGTGAAATGTTTGGTAAGTAGAATAATGTGCTGGGTCAGAGGATGGTCTGGAAAACACAAACCACAATAATCAATCTCATGGCCATGTTTCCAGGCTTAGAAGCCCTGGGCATCCTTAAAGATACCTAGCAGATAAAGACTACAAAGCAACTTTTATAAATGTCGATTTAAATAAAGAGGTAAACTGATGCAAGTTCAACAAGatgagtttatttgggaatagcaaaGATTGCAATTCTGGACACCCAAACTGTAGCAAGCTACAGATAAAACCCGAATTACAATTCTTCTCCTACTCCCAAATAAATTCATCTTTCTGAGCTTGCCTCGGTTTACCTCTGTATTTAGGTTGACATTCCTTGGAGTCAGAAGTGGGATCCAAAGGAGATGACCCCAGAAGAATGATGATCCAGGGAATCATGTGAGGTACCTGTCCCAAGCACCTTTCACTCATGGCTTCTGTCAGTCCAGACCTACTTCTCTTGGGTGAGTCTCCTCTAGGATTCTGAGCTCCCTGCCTTTGGTTAACATTTCTGACTTTATTCAAGATCTGtttaaaaactatcatttttttGGTGAGTACTTGTTTCTCTTAGTGAATACTAGTTTGTTTGGTGAatacttctttgttttattattggaAGCACACCAAAATGTTGGTATAGTTCCTTTGGAATTCTTGGGactgttaaaaataaagccacacaTAAACCCAAGGTGGAGTCACTTGCCTTCCAAGTTGCAATTAATTGCAACTTCAACCTCTCCAAGAGTGGAATTTTAAACCAATCAATCTGGAATGTTCTGGTCTGCACCAAAGAGGTAATCTGTCACTTGAGGCCCTCTCATACCCAAAGGAAGATCAGGTAATCTGCATGATAAGAACCACCCCACCCCTCATCCCACATTTTCTTCAGAGGGGAAGTGAATTTACCTAAaacaatactttattttcttttgctttttttcacttttcttgcccaatcctccttcctataaaaacttGCCATTTTGTATAACTCCTAGCAAACCTCCACTCTACAGTTTATGAATTGTTTAATAAAACCGACtaaatcttcaaatttactcagttaaatgtttgctttttagcAGGTATTAGAACTATTAAACAAGCTTGGCAAGTTTACAGAATagaagatcaatatacaaaagtcaattgtttccatagacaaaataaagatgcaattaaaatattccatttacaagagcctcaaaataataaaatacgtaggaatagATGTATCAAATAAAGTGTAAAAACTGTACTGTGAAagctacaaaacattgttgaaaaaaacttaaaacgaCCTAAGTTATGAAAATACATGCAATACTGAGTCAGGGCCTGTGGGGATTCTCAGCCTTGACCTGTTGAGTACTCTCCTGCAGCTTCCATCCTCCTCTGCCATCCTCTCCCCTAATCTGTGCCCCCAAATTCATTAAGGAAGTTTCCAGCGCCATGGACTGTTGAAGCTCCCCCAAAATATCCACAGGTTTTTCACACTTTTCTGTATTTGCCACCCTAGGAACTCTGTATGAGAAGCAAGAGGGTCTTGGGGAAAATGACTATTGAAGACATTACTGTCCTTACAATACATCATACTAAAGGCTGGGATAAGGAAGCGGCTAAGAAAGCTGTAGTGACTCTCCATAGAAAATACATAGGCCCAACCCGCTAAATTTACATTCTAGCCTTATCTCTTCCAACTTACACTCAGGCTCGACCACAATTTAATTACCTAGGCAGTGCCCAATCAAAGCAATTCTCCAGGTGCCACCCACAAGAATACGTACCCTTATACGCCCCTTCTTAAGTAATCCTGGGCCCAGCTAATAGAATAAGCCTCCAGACTTTCCTACGGCCCTCTAATACACACGAAGATCTCGCTCCTCATATTAACACCCTCAGGCCCTCCCTGGAGGGTGCAATTCCAAGATTGGGCTCCTGAACTTCCCAGGCTCCGCCCTCTAACTGGCCTATAAACTTCAACCCATTCCTGACATTTCGAGTCCCGCCCCTTCGCGCTTGTAGGCTCCACCCCCTAGAGTGGCCTTCCAGGACCGCCCCTTAGCCAAGTGCCCGCCCCCAACGCTCTCCAGGACCCACCTTCTCAGAAATGCCATTCAAAGCCCCACCGACAGGGATAACCAATCCGGCCCGCACTCACAACTAGCCATGCAACATTCACCTACTGCAGTAACCTTCCCAGTGTCACCTCCTGGAGGAATATTCTAGGATCACGTCAGGGCTCCCCCGTCTCGCAGCTCCCTCCGAGCCCCGCCCCACCAGTCCCCCCAGGGGAGCATTGGCCCCACCCAGGGGAGCAACCAACCATCCCGGGTCCGCTACGTCAGAATCCGGCTCCAGTCAGACCCCGCCCCCTGagaggccccgccccgcccccgacACGCACCGGCCTTGGGGCGCAGGCGCAATGTGGCGCCCGTCCTGCGTACCAGCGCCGCCACGTCGGCCGCAGCTCGGGCCGCCAGGGGGCGCGCGTCCAGCCGCGCCAGGAGCTGCCGGGCTCTGGGTCCCGCGGGCAGGGAAAGGCCCCGGCCTGCGCGGGTGAAAGGAACAGGTCAGCGCCCGCCGGAGCCTCGGCCAACCCCCACGCTCCCCGACGTCCGAAGACCTAGAATGCCCCTCAAGATCTTCAGAGCCCCCCGACCACTCGCTCGATAGTTCCGAAGGTCGCCCACTGCCCCTCTCAACTCCCGCGACCCCCAGACCATCGCGGGTATGCCGGTGGACCCCCGCCTGCCCCCACCATAATCCTGGAGACAGCTATTTGGCCGAATTATTCCCGGACCCTTCCGAACATTTTGGGACTATCTCTGGAGGTCTCCGACTGCCCCTTCATAAGCCCAGATTCCAAACTCTTTCCGCACGATATCGAGAGGGACCCCGATTTCTCCAGGTACCCCGACAGAACAGGGTCGGCCGCCGCTGCGGCCCCGGCACCCCCGATTCCCCTTCCAGATATCCAGGTATCCAAATACCCTGATGGCCCACGTAGTCCC
This region of Felis catus isolate Fca126 chromosome X, F.catus_Fca126_mat1.0, whole genome shotgun sequence genomic DNA includes:
- the GPKOW gene encoding G-patch domain and KOW motifs-containing protein, yielding MADAEDGTLRPAGASAAPISFSFSRTSARRRLADPGDDASAAPEEKDFLKTVEGRELQSVKPSETPKELVIPLIQNGHRRQPPTQAPGPSTNTEALVEGVLSQAVKEIIEDSKKSLEERENSGIDPMLAIPMIQKGCIPNGEGADSEPRAETVPEEADYEAVPVEAYGLAMLRGMGWKPGEGIGRTFNQVVKPRVNSLRPKGLGLGANLTEVQALAPTGPHRLPKPDEEQEKDKEDQPQGLVPGGAVVVLSGPHRGLYGKVEGLDPDNVRAMVRLAVGSRMVTVSEYYLQPVSQQEFDKNSLDLSQMRKTSSVQQNGTASSWKALRDQDLPSQQEDSQRKRKHLPDRQGEPAAKNEKAGPRSQHWLHRDLRVRFVDKLHKGGQYYNTKMTIEDVLSPDTCVCRTDQGQVLEGLREDMLETLVPKVQGNRVMVVLGPQAGKVGRLLDWDREQSRAVVQLQRENQLVELHYDAVCQYLGPSDSDED